A genome region from Equus caballus isolate H_3958 breed thoroughbred chromosome 19, TB-T2T, whole genome shotgun sequence includes the following:
- the STX19 gene encoding syntaxin-19, with the protein MKDRLQELKQRTKEVELSGNRPVSTTAAEEHEALPQQAVLYEREPVAERHLHEIQKLRESINNLTDDVQRFGQQQKSLVASMRRFSLLKRESSITKEIKIQAEHINRGLDDLVKEVKKSEAENGPSSVVTRILKSQHAAMFRHFQQTMFVYNDTIAAKQEKCKTFIFRQLEVAGKEVPEEEVNDMLHQGKWEVFNESLLMEITITKAQLSEIEQRHKELVNLENQMKDLRDLFIQISLLVEEQGESINNIEMIVNSTKEYVNTTKEKFGLAVKYKKRNPCRVLCCWCCPCCGSK; encoded by the coding sequence ATGAAAGACCGACTTCAGGAGCTAAAGCAACGAACAAAGGAGGTGGAGCTCTCTGGGAACAGGCCAGTGTCGACCACAGCCGCAGAGGAGCACGAGGCACTTCCCCAGCAAGCAGTTCTTTATGAAAGAGAGCCTGTAGCCGAGAGGCACCTGCATGAGATCCAGAAGCTACGGGAGAGCATCAACAACCTGACGGACGACGTCCAGCGGTTTGGGCAGCAACAGAAAAGTCTGGTGGCTTCAATGAGAAGGTTTAGTCTACTTAAAAGAGAGTCTAGCAtcacaaaggagataaaaatccAAGCTGAACACATTAACAGAGGTTTGGATGATTTagtaaaagaagttaaaaagtCAGAGGCTGAAAATGGCCCATCATCAGTGGTCACAAGGATACTGAAATCTCAGCATGCCGCGATGTTCCGCCACTTTCAGCAAACCATGTTTGTGTACAATGACACAATAGCAGCAAAGCAAGAGAAGTGCAAGACATTCATTTTCCGTCAGCTTGAAGTAGCTGGAAAAGAAGTGCCTGAAGAAGAAGTAAATGATATGCTTCATCAAGGAAAATGGGAAGTTTTTAACGAAAGCTTACTTATGGAAATCACTATCACTAAAGCACAACTCTCAGAGatagaacagagacacaaggaACTTGTTAACTTAGAGAACCAAATGAAGGATTTAAGGGACCTTTTCATTCAGATATCTCTTTTAGTAGAGGAACAAGGAGAAAGCATCAACAATATTGAAATGATAGTGAACAGTACAAAAGAATATGTTAACACTACTAAAGAGAAATTTGGACTAGctgtaaaatacaaaaaaagaaatccttgcAGGGTATTGTGTTGTTGGTGTTGCCCATGCTGTGGCTCAAAATAA